Proteins found in one Panthera tigris isolate Pti1 chromosome B3, P.tigris_Pti1_mat1.1, whole genome shotgun sequence genomic segment:
- the NFATC4 gene encoding nuclear factor of activated T-cells, cytoplasmic 4 isoform X1, whose protein sequence is MGAASCEDEELEFKLVFGEEKETPPLGAGGSGEELDSEDAPPCCRLALGEPPPYGAAPIGIPRPPPPRPGMHSPPPRPAPSPGTWESQPARSVRLGGPGGASGGVGGGRVLECPSIRITSISPTPDPPATLEDNPDAWGDGSPRDYPPPEGFGGYRETGGQGGGPFFSPSPGSSSLSSWSFFSDASDEAALYAACDEVESELNEAASRFGLGSPLPSPRASPRPWTPDDPWNLYGPSPGGRGPEDSWLLLSAPGPTPASPRPASPCGKRRYSSSGTPSSASPALSRRGSLGEEGPEPPPPPPLPLARDPGSPGPFDYVGALPAESIPQKTRRTSSEQAVALPRPEEPAPCNGKLQSGAEEAVAPPGGPRKEVAGMDYLAVPSPLAWSKARIGGHSPIFRTSALPPLDWPLPSQYEQLELRIEVQPRAHHRAHYETEGSRGAVKAAPGGHPVVKLLGYSEKPLTLQMFIGTADERNLRPHAFYQVHRITGKMVATASYEAVVSGTKVLEMTLLPENNMAANIDCAGILKLRNSDIELRKGETDIGRKNTRVRLVFRVHVPQGSGKVVSVQTASVPIECSQRSAQELPQVEAYSPSACSVRGGEELVLTGSNFLPDSKVVFIERGPDGKLQWEEEATVNRLQSNEVTLTLTVPEYSNKRVSRPVQVYFYVSNGRRKRSPTQSFKFLPVIFKEEPLPDSSLRGFPSAPGPPFGTDMDFSPPRPPYPSYPHEDPAYEAPYLSEGFSYGTPPLYPQTGPPPSYRPGLRMFPETGGTAGCARPPPVSFLPRPFPSDPYGGRGSPFPLGLPFPPPAPFRPPLPSSPPLEGPFPPQSGVHPPPAEGYNEVGPSYGPGEGAPEQEKSRGGYGSGFRDSVPIQGITLEEVSEIIGRDLSGFPAPPGEEPPA, encoded by the exons AACTGGACTCAGAGGACGCCCCGCCATGCTGCCGTCTGGCCCTGGGGGAGCCCCCTCCCTATGGCGCTGCCCCTATTGGCATTCCTCGGCCTCCACCCCCTCGGCCTGGCATGCATTCGCCACCACCCCGCCCGGCCCCCTCACCTGGCACTTGGGAGAGCCAGCCCGCCCGGTCAGTGAGGCTGGGGGGGCCGGGAGGGGCTtccgggggggttgggggaggccgTGTTCTTGAGTGCCCTAGCATCCGCATCACCTCCATCTCTCCCACGCCCGACCCGCCGGCCACGCTGGAGGACAACCCTGATGCCTGGGGGGACGGCTCCCCCAGGGATTACCCGCCACCAGAAGGCTTTGGGGGCTACCGAGAGACCGGGGGCCAGGGCGGGGGTCCCTTCTTCAGCCCCAGCCCTGGCAGCAGCAGCCTGTCCTCGTGGAGCTTCTTCTCCGACGCTTCAGACGAGGCAGCCCTGTATGCGGCCTGCGACGAGGTGGAGTCTGAGCTAAATGAGGCGGCCTCCCGCTTTGGCCTGGGCTCCCCCCTGCCCTCGCCTAGGGCCTCCCCTAGGCCGTGGACCCCCGACGATCCCTGGAACCTGTATGGTCCGAGCCCCGGAGGTCGGGGGCCAGAGGATAGCTGGCTACTCCTCAGCGCTCCTgggcccaccccagcctccccgcgGCCCGCCTCTCCCTGTGGCAAGCGGCGCTATTCCAGCTCTGGGACCCCGTCTTCGGCCTCCCCAGCTCTGTCCCGCCGTGgcagcctgggggaggaggggcccgAGCCACCTCCACCACCCCCATTGCCTCTGGCCCGTGACCCTGGCTCCCCTGGCCCTTTTGACTACGTGGGAGCCCTACCCGCGGAGAGCATCCCGCAGAAGACCCGGCGGACCTCCAGCGAGCAGGCAGTGGCTCTGCCTCGGCCTGAGGAGCCTGCCCCGTGCAATGGGAAGCTGCAGTCAGGAGCAGAGGAGGCCGTGGCTCCCCCCGGGGGTCCTCGGAAGGAGGTGGCGGGCATGGACTACCTGGCAGTGCCCTCCCCACTGGCTTGGTCCAAGGCCCGGATTGGGGGACACAGCCCCATCTTCAG GACCTCTGCCTTACCCCCGCTGGATTGGCCTCTGCCCAGCCAGTATGAGCAGCTGGAGCTGAGGATTGAGGTGCAGCCTAGAGCCCACCACCGGGCCCATTACGAGACTGAGGGCAGCCGAGGGGCTGTTAAAGCTGCCCCTGGTGGTCACCCTGTAGTCAAG CTCCTAGGCTACAGTGAGAAGCCACTGACCCTACAGATGTTCATTGGCACTGCAGATGAAAGGAACCTGCGGCCTCATGCCTTCTATCAGGTGCACCGTATCACAGGCAAGATGGTGGCCACAGCTAGCTATGAAGCTGTAGTCAGTGGTACCAAAGTGTTGGAGATGACCCTGCTTCCTGAGAACAACATGGCAGCCAA CATCGACTGTGCTGGAATCCTGAAGCTCCGGAACTCAGACATTGAGCTGCGGAAGGGGGAGACAGACATTGGGCGCAAGAACACACGTGTGCGGCTCGTCTTCCGGGTGCACGTGCCCCAGGGCAGCGGGAAGGTCGTCTCAGTGCAGACAGCATCAGTGCCCATTGAGTGCT CCCAGCGCTCGGCCCAGGAGCTGCCCCAGGTAGAGGCCTACAGCCCCAGTGCCTGTTCtgtgagaggaggagaggaactAGTGCTCACTGGCTCCAACTTCCTGCCAGACTCCAAGGTGGTGTTCATCGAGAGGGGCCCTG ATGGAAAGCTGCAGTGGGAGGAGGAGGCCACAGTGAACCGGTTGCAGAGCAATGAG GTGACGCTGACCCTGACTGTCCCTGAGTACAGCAACAAGCGGGTGTCCCGGCCAGTCCAGGTCTACTTTTATGTCTCCAATGGGCGGAGGAAGCGCAGTCCTACCCAGAGTTTCAAGTTCCTGCCTG TGATCTTCAAGGAGGAGCCTTTACCGGACTCCTCTCTCCGTGGCTTCCCTTCAGCACCTGGCCCCCCCTTTGGCACTGACATGGACTTCtcaccacccaggcccccatacCCCTCCTATCCCCACGAAGACCCTGCTTATGAAGCTCCTTACCTGTCAGAAGGCTTCAGCTATGGCACACCCCCTCTGTACCCCCAGACGGGGCCCCCACCATCCTACAGACCTGGCCTACGGATGTTCCCTGAGACTGGGGGTACCGCAGGTTGTGCCCGCCCGCCTccagtctccttccttccccgGCCTTTCCCTAGTGACCCCTATGGAGGACGGGGCTCCCCATTTCCCTTGGGGCTGCcgttccctcctccagccccctttCGACCTCCACTGCCTTCATCCCCACCGCTCGaaggccccttccctccccagagtGGTGTTCATCCCCCACCTGCTGAGGGATACAATGAGGTAGGGCCGAGCtatggccctggggagggggctccggAGCAGGAGAAATCCAGGGGTGGCTACGGCAGCGGCTTCCGAGACAGTGTCCCTATCCAGGGTATCACGCTGGAGGAAG TGAGTGAGATCATTGGCCGAGACCTGAGTGGCTTCCCTGCACCTCCTGGAGAAGAGCCTCCTGCCTGA
- the NFATC4 gene encoding nuclear factor of activated T-cells, cytoplasmic 4 isoform X3, with protein sequence MGAASCEDEELEFKLVFGEEKETPPLGAGGSGEELDSEDAPPCCRLALGEPPPYGAAPIGIPRPPPPRPGMHSPPPRPAPSPGTWESQPARSVRLGGPGGASGGVGGGRVLECPSIRITSISPTPDPPATLEDNPDAWGDGSPRDYPPPEGFGGYRETGGQGGGPFFSPSPGSSSLSSWSFFSDASDEAALYAACDEVESELNEAASRFGLGSPLPSPRASPRPWTPDDPWNLYGPSPGGRGPEDSWLLLSAPGPTPASPRPASPCGKRRYSSSGTPSSASPALSRRGSLGEEGPEPPPPPPLPLARDPGSPGPFDYVGALPAESIPQKTRRTSSEQAVALPRPEEPAPCNGKLQSGAEEAVAPPGGPRKEVAGMDYLAVPSPLAWSKARIGGHSPIFRTSALPPLDWPLPSQYEQLELRIEVQPRAHHRAHYETEGSRGAVKAAPGGHPVVKLLGYSEKPLTLQMFIGTADERNLRPHAFYQVHRITGKMVATASYEAVVSGTKVLEMTLLPENNMAANIDCAGILKLRNSDIELRKGETDIGRKNTRVRLVFRVHVPQGSGKVVSVQTASVPIECSQRSAQELPQVEAYSPSACSVRGGEELVLTGSNFLPDSKVVFIERGPDGKLQWEEEATVNRLQSNEVTLTLTVPEYSNKRVSRPVQVYFYVSNGRRKRSPTQSFKFLPVSEIIGRDLSGFPAPPGEEPPA encoded by the exons AACTGGACTCAGAGGACGCCCCGCCATGCTGCCGTCTGGCCCTGGGGGAGCCCCCTCCCTATGGCGCTGCCCCTATTGGCATTCCTCGGCCTCCACCCCCTCGGCCTGGCATGCATTCGCCACCACCCCGCCCGGCCCCCTCACCTGGCACTTGGGAGAGCCAGCCCGCCCGGTCAGTGAGGCTGGGGGGGCCGGGAGGGGCTtccgggggggttgggggaggccgTGTTCTTGAGTGCCCTAGCATCCGCATCACCTCCATCTCTCCCACGCCCGACCCGCCGGCCACGCTGGAGGACAACCCTGATGCCTGGGGGGACGGCTCCCCCAGGGATTACCCGCCACCAGAAGGCTTTGGGGGCTACCGAGAGACCGGGGGCCAGGGCGGGGGTCCCTTCTTCAGCCCCAGCCCTGGCAGCAGCAGCCTGTCCTCGTGGAGCTTCTTCTCCGACGCTTCAGACGAGGCAGCCCTGTATGCGGCCTGCGACGAGGTGGAGTCTGAGCTAAATGAGGCGGCCTCCCGCTTTGGCCTGGGCTCCCCCCTGCCCTCGCCTAGGGCCTCCCCTAGGCCGTGGACCCCCGACGATCCCTGGAACCTGTATGGTCCGAGCCCCGGAGGTCGGGGGCCAGAGGATAGCTGGCTACTCCTCAGCGCTCCTgggcccaccccagcctccccgcgGCCCGCCTCTCCCTGTGGCAAGCGGCGCTATTCCAGCTCTGGGACCCCGTCTTCGGCCTCCCCAGCTCTGTCCCGCCGTGgcagcctgggggaggaggggcccgAGCCACCTCCACCACCCCCATTGCCTCTGGCCCGTGACCCTGGCTCCCCTGGCCCTTTTGACTACGTGGGAGCCCTACCCGCGGAGAGCATCCCGCAGAAGACCCGGCGGACCTCCAGCGAGCAGGCAGTGGCTCTGCCTCGGCCTGAGGAGCCTGCCCCGTGCAATGGGAAGCTGCAGTCAGGAGCAGAGGAGGCCGTGGCTCCCCCCGGGGGTCCTCGGAAGGAGGTGGCGGGCATGGACTACCTGGCAGTGCCCTCCCCACTGGCTTGGTCCAAGGCCCGGATTGGGGGACACAGCCCCATCTTCAG GACCTCTGCCTTACCCCCGCTGGATTGGCCTCTGCCCAGCCAGTATGAGCAGCTGGAGCTGAGGATTGAGGTGCAGCCTAGAGCCCACCACCGGGCCCATTACGAGACTGAGGGCAGCCGAGGGGCTGTTAAAGCTGCCCCTGGTGGTCACCCTGTAGTCAAG CTCCTAGGCTACAGTGAGAAGCCACTGACCCTACAGATGTTCATTGGCACTGCAGATGAAAGGAACCTGCGGCCTCATGCCTTCTATCAGGTGCACCGTATCACAGGCAAGATGGTGGCCACAGCTAGCTATGAAGCTGTAGTCAGTGGTACCAAAGTGTTGGAGATGACCCTGCTTCCTGAGAACAACATGGCAGCCAA CATCGACTGTGCTGGAATCCTGAAGCTCCGGAACTCAGACATTGAGCTGCGGAAGGGGGAGACAGACATTGGGCGCAAGAACACACGTGTGCGGCTCGTCTTCCGGGTGCACGTGCCCCAGGGCAGCGGGAAGGTCGTCTCAGTGCAGACAGCATCAGTGCCCATTGAGTGCT CCCAGCGCTCGGCCCAGGAGCTGCCCCAGGTAGAGGCCTACAGCCCCAGTGCCTGTTCtgtgagaggaggagaggaactAGTGCTCACTGGCTCCAACTTCCTGCCAGACTCCAAGGTGGTGTTCATCGAGAGGGGCCCTG ATGGAAAGCTGCAGTGGGAGGAGGAGGCCACAGTGAACCGGTTGCAGAGCAATGAG GTGACGCTGACCCTGACTGTCCCTGAGTACAGCAACAAGCGGGTGTCCCGGCCAGTCCAGGTCTACTTTTATGTCTCCAATGGGCGGAGGAAGCGCAGTCCTACCCAGAGTTTCAAGTTCCTGCCTG TGAGTGAGATCATTGGCCGAGACCTGAGTGGCTTCCCTGCACCTCCTGGAGAAGAGCCTCCTGCCTGA
- the NFATC4 gene encoding nuclear factor of activated T-cells, cytoplasmic 4 isoform X2: protein MHSPPPRPAPSPGTWESQPARSVRLGGPGGASGGVGGGRVLECPSIRITSISPTPDPPATLEDNPDAWGDGSPRDYPPPEGFGGYRETGGQGGGPFFSPSPGSSSLSSWSFFSDASDEAALYAACDEVESELNEAASRFGLGSPLPSPRASPRPWTPDDPWNLYGPSPGGRGPEDSWLLLSAPGPTPASPRPASPCGKRRYSSSGTPSSASPALSRRGSLGEEGPEPPPPPPLPLARDPGSPGPFDYVGALPAESIPQKTRRTSSEQAVALPRPEEPAPCNGKLQSGAEEAVAPPGGPRKEVAGMDYLAVPSPLAWSKARIGGHSPIFRTSALPPLDWPLPSQYEQLELRIEVQPRAHHRAHYETEGSRGAVKAAPGGHPVVKLLGYSEKPLTLQMFIGTADERNLRPHAFYQVHRITGKMVATASYEAVVSGTKVLEMTLLPENNMAANIDCAGILKLRNSDIELRKGETDIGRKNTRVRLVFRVHVPQGSGKVVSVQTASVPIECSQRSAQELPQVEAYSPSACSVRGGEELVLTGSNFLPDSKVVFIERGPDGKLQWEEEATVNRLQSNEVTLTLTVPEYSNKRVSRPVQVYFYVSNGRRKRSPTQSFKFLPVIFKEEPLPDSSLRGFPSAPGPPFGTDMDFSPPRPPYPSYPHEDPAYEAPYLSEGFSYGTPPLYPQTGPPPSYRPGLRMFPETGGTAGCARPPPVSFLPRPFPSDPYGGRGSPFPLGLPFPPPAPFRPPLPSSPPLEGPFPPQSGVHPPPAEGYNEVGPSYGPGEGAPEQEKSRGGYGSGFRDSVPIQGITLEEVSEIIGRDLSGFPAPPGEEPPA from the exons ATGCATTCGCCACCACCCCGCCCGGCCCCCTCACCTGGCACTTGGGAGAGCCAGCCCGCCCGGTCAGTGAGGCTGGGGGGGCCGGGAGGGGCTtccgggggggttgggggaggccgTGTTCTTGAGTGCCCTAGCATCCGCATCACCTCCATCTCTCCCACGCCCGACCCGCCGGCCACGCTGGAGGACAACCCTGATGCCTGGGGGGACGGCTCCCCCAGGGATTACCCGCCACCAGAAGGCTTTGGGGGCTACCGAGAGACCGGGGGCCAGGGCGGGGGTCCCTTCTTCAGCCCCAGCCCTGGCAGCAGCAGCCTGTCCTCGTGGAGCTTCTTCTCCGACGCTTCAGACGAGGCAGCCCTGTATGCGGCCTGCGACGAGGTGGAGTCTGAGCTAAATGAGGCGGCCTCCCGCTTTGGCCTGGGCTCCCCCCTGCCCTCGCCTAGGGCCTCCCCTAGGCCGTGGACCCCCGACGATCCCTGGAACCTGTATGGTCCGAGCCCCGGAGGTCGGGGGCCAGAGGATAGCTGGCTACTCCTCAGCGCTCCTgggcccaccccagcctccccgcgGCCCGCCTCTCCCTGTGGCAAGCGGCGCTATTCCAGCTCTGGGACCCCGTCTTCGGCCTCCCCAGCTCTGTCCCGCCGTGgcagcctgggggaggaggggcccgAGCCACCTCCACCACCCCCATTGCCTCTGGCCCGTGACCCTGGCTCCCCTGGCCCTTTTGACTACGTGGGAGCCCTACCCGCGGAGAGCATCCCGCAGAAGACCCGGCGGACCTCCAGCGAGCAGGCAGTGGCTCTGCCTCGGCCTGAGGAGCCTGCCCCGTGCAATGGGAAGCTGCAGTCAGGAGCAGAGGAGGCCGTGGCTCCCCCCGGGGGTCCTCGGAAGGAGGTGGCGGGCATGGACTACCTGGCAGTGCCCTCCCCACTGGCTTGGTCCAAGGCCCGGATTGGGGGACACAGCCCCATCTTCAG GACCTCTGCCTTACCCCCGCTGGATTGGCCTCTGCCCAGCCAGTATGAGCAGCTGGAGCTGAGGATTGAGGTGCAGCCTAGAGCCCACCACCGGGCCCATTACGAGACTGAGGGCAGCCGAGGGGCTGTTAAAGCTGCCCCTGGTGGTCACCCTGTAGTCAAG CTCCTAGGCTACAGTGAGAAGCCACTGACCCTACAGATGTTCATTGGCACTGCAGATGAAAGGAACCTGCGGCCTCATGCCTTCTATCAGGTGCACCGTATCACAGGCAAGATGGTGGCCACAGCTAGCTATGAAGCTGTAGTCAGTGGTACCAAAGTGTTGGAGATGACCCTGCTTCCTGAGAACAACATGGCAGCCAA CATCGACTGTGCTGGAATCCTGAAGCTCCGGAACTCAGACATTGAGCTGCGGAAGGGGGAGACAGACATTGGGCGCAAGAACACACGTGTGCGGCTCGTCTTCCGGGTGCACGTGCCCCAGGGCAGCGGGAAGGTCGTCTCAGTGCAGACAGCATCAGTGCCCATTGAGTGCT CCCAGCGCTCGGCCCAGGAGCTGCCCCAGGTAGAGGCCTACAGCCCCAGTGCCTGTTCtgtgagaggaggagaggaactAGTGCTCACTGGCTCCAACTTCCTGCCAGACTCCAAGGTGGTGTTCATCGAGAGGGGCCCTG ATGGAAAGCTGCAGTGGGAGGAGGAGGCCACAGTGAACCGGTTGCAGAGCAATGAG GTGACGCTGACCCTGACTGTCCCTGAGTACAGCAACAAGCGGGTGTCCCGGCCAGTCCAGGTCTACTTTTATGTCTCCAATGGGCGGAGGAAGCGCAGTCCTACCCAGAGTTTCAAGTTCCTGCCTG TGATCTTCAAGGAGGAGCCTTTACCGGACTCCTCTCTCCGTGGCTTCCCTTCAGCACCTGGCCCCCCCTTTGGCACTGACATGGACTTCtcaccacccaggcccccatacCCCTCCTATCCCCACGAAGACCCTGCTTATGAAGCTCCTTACCTGTCAGAAGGCTTCAGCTATGGCACACCCCCTCTGTACCCCCAGACGGGGCCCCCACCATCCTACAGACCTGGCCTACGGATGTTCCCTGAGACTGGGGGTACCGCAGGTTGTGCCCGCCCGCCTccagtctccttccttccccgGCCTTTCCCTAGTGACCCCTATGGAGGACGGGGCTCCCCATTTCCCTTGGGGCTGCcgttccctcctccagccccctttCGACCTCCACTGCCTTCATCCCCACCGCTCGaaggccccttccctccccagagtGGTGTTCATCCCCCACCTGCTGAGGGATACAATGAGGTAGGGCCGAGCtatggccctggggagggggctccggAGCAGGAGAAATCCAGGGGTGGCTACGGCAGCGGCTTCCGAGACAGTGTCCCTATCCAGGGTATCACGCTGGAGGAAG TGAGTGAGATCATTGGCCGAGACCTGAGTGGCTTCCCTGCACCTCCTGGAGAAGAGCCTCCTGCCTGA